The Xenopus tropicalis strain Nigerian chromosome 2, UCB_Xtro_10.0, whole genome shotgun sequence genome window below encodes:
- the rpp21 gene encoding ribonuclease P protein subunit p21 isoform X1, which yields MTTQIKDKEAFQRLNFLYQAAHCVLAQNPENVELARFYCHTERMISKRLVLRQDPSVKRTICKKCSSLLISGVTSTVRQKKLRGQRKTVVKCLTCGLTNRFLSNPNYKLWCEQPEALLENQPKTDQDKNPVHQKKLSKEKGSSVKVTDEKKQVS from the exons ATGACAACACAAATTAAAGACAAAGAAGCTTTTCAGAGACTTAATTTTCTATACCAG GCTGCACATTGCGTTTTGGCTCAAAACCCAGAAAATGTAGAGCTGGCTAGATTTTACTGCCATACTGAAAGAATGATTAGCAAACGATTGGTGTTGAGACa GGACCCATCTGTCAAAAGAACTATTTGTAAAAAATGCAGCTCTCTACTTATATCTGGTGTGACTTCAACAGTGCGACAAAAAA AACTTCGTGGGCAACGGAAAACTGTTGTTAAATGCCTGACTTGTGGGCTTACTAATCGATTTCTCAGTAACCCAAATTACAAGCTGTGGTGTGAGCAGCCAGAGGCTCTATTGGAAAACCAGCCCAAAACAGATCAAG ATAAAAATCCTGTACATCAAAAGAAACTTTCAAAGGAAAAAGGATCTTCAGTCAAGGTTACAGATGAAAAGAAGCAAGTTTCTTAA
- the zbtb11 gene encoding zinc finger and BTB domain-containing protein 11 has protein sequence MSNEESYLAILRYLTNEREPYAPGTEGNAKRKIRKAAACYVVRAGTLYYQRKLRDKEGFTELEVVLQPERRKGLIEAAHIGTGGEHLTRHQTWHVLSQTYWWRGILKHMKDYIKDCSKCQERTDRSRSTNDASEMLEELGLDVRSDTNETDDESSNPASNTYQTPKPARKKPTAKHELVFVDSKGIVKQSSSKHGQTILDQLNQQRLNNQFCDVTLLIEGQEFKAHKAVLAASSEYFRELFIEKGAVSSHEAFVDLSGFCKSSFLPLLEFAYTSELVFDFCSMAEISMLARHLFMNEVLEICESVHKQMETNQINLCQKVDVVSENGLLDGRVVKLQAVGNNAPQLLAEVINSQKTSLVNNENVECEAAATETVTNSTDGAISQSSEESTVQLVTSPEIPISSLTGTTAIYLSDVSSELQPAVIIPAVIDVSNVQEHQQILGDTPEDSTTAEHPESQQSTAGSNMDVPDEVLSVTCTTTEEKLPADDPQPKDVSMKELINSSTNGDPQVSVPVAEESSISVIDLETTCAEDVVIGNTDPDPEAKIGEVPKRKRGRPRKSPEDVEKSCKETRETLPSGGKCTYKGKLRDCLVGKGGYIMLHRGQEKALKKRKANPKSAVQQAAMKLLQRGKKKRLMVPKKQIAEAQFKCNDCGMMFQRRYALIMHSVKHEKSKEFKCPLCTKEFQYRASLRAHLIRHSKTGKAEVNVVETEADTAKGGTKRQFICGICGRTLPKLYSLRIHMLKHTGVKPHACEVCGKTFTHKHGLKMHQALHESHKQFKCDMCEKSFVTNRSLQEHVSTHTGESKYLCSVCGKAFHRASGLSKHLKKHKPKVETRGYHCTQCEKSFFELRDLQQHMNKHLGVKPFECEFCGKCYSWKKDWYSHVKSHSVTEPYRCSVCGKEFYEKALYRRHVNKATHGKKGRTKLNFEKACEHCGKIFTQFREYRRHVNNHEGVKPFECLTCGVAWADARSLKRHVRTHTGERPYVCPVCNEGYIDARTLRKHMTKTHKDYVPGKIMLEKDSLQFHNQGTQVEHAVSILSTDLDEPQAEIVTEEIETVVVAEEAMAQTPNSTAVSSLSDQSIMQVVNYVLSQQQGQKISEEEIETVEVEVGQISEVV, from the exons ATGTCTAACGAGGAGAGCTACCTGGCGATACTGCGATACCTGACCAATGAGCGGGAGCCTTATGCCCCGGGCACAGAGGGGAACGCTAAGCGGAAGATCCGTAAGGCAGCTGCTTGTTATGTGGTGAGGGCGGGCACTCTTTATTACCAGCGCAAGCTAAGGGATAAAGAAGGATTCACCGAGCTGGAAGTCGTGTTACAACCTGAGCGCAGGAAGGGGCTGATAGAAGCGGCGCACATAGGCACCGGAGGGGAGCACCTGACCCGGCATCAAACATGGCATGTCCTGTCACAGACCTACTGGTGGAGAG GTATTTTAAAACATATGAAAGATTACATCAAAGACTGCAGCAAATGCCAAGAAAGAACAGACCGATCTCGATCTACAAACGATGCCTCTGAAATGCTAGAAGAACTCGGATTAGATGTCCGGTCTGACACTAATGAGACAGATGATGAGAGCAGCAATCCAGCATCCAATACATATCAAACTCCAAAACCTGCAAGAAAGAAACCAACTGCAAAACATGAGCTTGTGTTT gtTGATAGTAAAGGCATTGTTAAGCAGTCATCTTCTAAACATGGACAGACAATCTTGGACCAGTTAAACCAGCAACGACTAAATAATCAGTTCTGTGATGTAACACTTCTTATTGAAGGACAAGAATTTAAAGCCCACAAAGCGGTTTTGGCAGCCAGCAGTGAGTACTTTAGGGAGCTCTTCATTGAAAAAGGAGCCGTTTCAAGTCATGAAGCTTTTGTTGATCTCTCAG GATTCTGCAAGTCCAGTTTTCTTCCACTGCTTGAGTTTGCATACACATCAGAACTCGTTTTTGACTTCTGTAGCATGGCTGAAATTTCGATGCTGGCTCGGCATCTCTTTATGAATGAAGTGCTAGAAATATGTGAATCTGTTCATAAACAAATGGAGACAAATCAAATCAACTTGTGCCAAAAAGTTGATGTAGTATCAGAAAATGGTTTGTTGGATGGCCGTGTTGTGAAGCTACAGGCAGTAGGGAATAATGCACCACAATTATTGGCTGAGGTGATAAACAGCCAAAAAACATCTCTTGTAAATAATGAGAATGTGGAGTGTGAGGCTGCAGCAACTGAAACAGTTACAAATTCAACAGATGGTGCAATATCCCAATCATCTGAGGAATCCACAGTGCAGCTTGTCACTAGCCCTGAAATTCCCATCAGCTCATTGACTGGAACGACAGCAATATATCTTTCAGATGTGTCCTCAGAGCTTCAACCTGCTGTCATCATTCCTGCAGTAATAGATGTATCAAATGTTCAAGAACATCAGCAAATATTAGGCGATACTCCAGAGGACAGTACAACTGCTGAGCACCCGGAATCTCAGCAGTCTACTGCAGGTAGCAACATGGATGTACCTGATGAAGTGCTGTCAGTAACATGCACTACCACTGAAGAAAAGCTTCCTGCAGATGACCCACAGCCAAAAGATGTCAGTATGAAAGAATTAATTAATTCAAGCACAAATGGAGATCCACAAGTTAGTGTGCCTGTTGCTGAAGAATCTTCCATTTCTGTCATTGATCTAGAGACAACTTGTGCTGAAGATGTAGTAATTGGAAATACAGACCCAGACCCAGAAGCAAAGATTGGTGAAGTTCCTAAAAGGAAGCGTGGGAGACCTCGTAAGTCACCAGAAGATGTAGAAAAAAGCTGTAAAGAAACTAGAGAGACACTGCCATCTGGTGGAAAGTGCACATACAAAGGAAAATTGCGAGATTGCTTAGTTGGAAAAGGTGGATATATTATGCTGCACAGAGGTCAAGAAAAGGCACTtaaaaaaaggaaggcaaatccTAAATCTGCAGTTCAGCAG GCTGCAATGAAACTGCTTCAGAGAGGGAAGAAAAAGAGATTAATGGtaccaaaaaaacaaattgcagaaGCACAATTCAAGTGTAATGATTGTGGAATGATGTTTCAACGCCGATATGCACTGATTATGCATAGTGTGAAACATGAAAAGTCAAAAGAGTTCAAATGTCCG CTATGTACAAAAGAGTTCCAGTACAGAGCATCATTACGTGCTCATCTAATCAGACACTCCAAAACAGGCAAAGCAGAAGTCAATGTTGTAGAAACGGAAGCAGATACAGCTAAGGGTGGGACAAAAAGGCAATTTATTTGTGGCATCTGTGGAAGAACGCTCCCTAAACTATATTCTCTGAGAATACACATGTTGAAGCATACTGGTGTGAAGCCACATGCATGTGAG GTCTGTGGGAAAACCTTTACTCATAAGCATGGGTTAAAAATGCACCAAGCCTTGCATGAATCTCATAAACAGTTCAAATGTGATATGTGTGAGAAGTCTTTTGTGACCAACCGCAGTCTCCAGGAACATGTGAGCACTCACACGG GAGAATCAAAGTACCTTTGTTCTGTatgtggaaaggcttttcacagggcaTCTGGACTAAGCAAGCACCTAAAGAAACACAAACCAAAGGTTGAAACTCGTGGATATCATTGTACACA ATGTGAGAAAAGTTTCTTTGAATTACGTGATCTGCAGCAACATATGAACAAGCACCTTGGTGTGAAACCGTTTGAGTGCGAGTTTTGTGGAAAATGCTATAGCTGGAAGAAAGATTGGTATTCTCATGTAAAATCTCATTCTGTAACAGAACCTTACAG ATGCAGTGTATGTGGCAAAGAGTTCTATGAGAAAGCTCTTTACAGGCGACATGTTAACAAGGCAACCCATGGCAAGAAAGGCAGAACAAAGCTAAATTTTGAAAAAGCGTGTGAGCACTGTGGGAAAATATTCACTCAGTTTAGAGAATACAGGAGGCATGTAAACAATCATGAAG GAGTAAAACCATTTGAATGCCTGACTTGTGGAGTAGCTTGGGCTGATGCCCGTTCCCTTAAACGCCATGTAAGGACACACACTGGAGAACGACCTTATGTGTGCCCAGTGTGCAATGAGGGCTACATCGATGCTCGTACATTACGAAAGCACATGACTAAAACTCATAAGGACTATGTACCAGGTAAAATAATGCTGGAGAAGGACAGTCTTCAGTTCCATAATCAAGGAACCCAAGTTGAGCATGCAGTAAGCATATTGTCCACTGATCTCGATGAGCCACAAGCAGAAATTGTTACTGAAGAGATAGAGACAGTGGTGGTTGCTGAAGAAGCAATGGCACAGACTCCAAACAGCACAGCAGTTTCATCACTTTCTGACCAAAGCATCATGCAAGTAGTAAACTATGTTCTTTCCCAGCAACAGGGACAAAAGATTTCTGAAGAGGAAATAGAGACTGTAGAAGTGGAGGTTGGACAAATATCTGAAGTGGTATGA
- the pcnp gene encoding PEST proteolytic signal-containing nuclear protein isoform X2 codes for MVVGRVRIEGKWLRHVYAVLASEKMAEKKGQTGGGPEEEAEKAVNTKNVSSSNGGESSSRSAEKRAAEDSKNAPHPFKVSKIGFAIGNQNLKKSQPISIKLGASKPKEVAPAVVKKKTAVASVFNDDDDSEPEEMPPEAKMRMKNIGRDTPTSAGPNSFNKGKHGFSDSQKLWERNMKAQLDNKPDE; via the exons ATGGTGGTTGGGAGGGTTAGGATTGAAGGGAAGTGGTTACGTCACGTCTATGCTGTATTAGCGTCGGAGAAGATGGCGGAGAAGAAGGGGCAAACGGGAGGAG GACCAGAAGAAGAGGCAGAAAAAGCAGTGAACACTAAGAATGTTTCTTCCAGCAATGGAGGAGAGAGCTCAAGCCGCAGCGCAGAGAAAAGGGCAGCTGAGGACTCCAAGAATGCACCTCATCCATTTAAAGTTTCTAAAATTGGGTTTGCGATAGGAAATCAGAATCTGAAGAAATCACAGCCCATATCAATAAAACTTGGAGCCAGT AAACCTAAAGAAGTAGCACCAGCCGtggttaaaaaaaagactgcaGTGGCATCAGTatttaatgatgatgatgat AGTGAGCCTGAAGAAATGCCCCCAGAGGCAAAAATGCGAATGAAAAATATTGGAAG GGATACACCAACATCTGCTGGGCCAAACTCGTTCAACAAAGGAAAGCATGGATTTTCGGACAGTCAGAAACTGTGGGAACGGAATATGAAAGCTCAGTTGGATAACAAACCTGATGAATGA
- the pcnp gene encoding PEST proteolytic signal-containing nuclear protein isoform X1, with the protein MVVGRVRIEGKWLRHVYAVLASEKMAEKKGQTGGGDAERPEEEAEKAVNTKNVSSSNGGESSSRSAEKRAAEDSKNAPHPFKVSKIGFAIGNQNLKKSQPISIKLGASKPKEVAPAVVKKKTAVASVFNDDDDSEPEEMPPEAKMRMKNIGRDTPTSAGPNSFNKGKHGFSDSQKLWERNMKAQLDNKPDE; encoded by the exons ATGGTGGTTGGGAGGGTTAGGATTGAAGGGAAGTGGTTACGTCACGTCTATGCTGTATTAGCGTCGGAGAAGATGGCGGAGAAGAAGGGGCAAACGGGAGGAGGTGATGCGGAGA GACCAGAAGAAGAGGCAGAAAAAGCAGTGAACACTAAGAATGTTTCTTCCAGCAATGGAGGAGAGAGCTCAAGCCGCAGCGCAGAGAAAAGGGCAGCTGAGGACTCCAAGAATGCACCTCATCCATTTAAAGTTTCTAAAATTGGGTTTGCGATAGGAAATCAGAATCTGAAGAAATCACAGCCCATATCAATAAAACTTGGAGCCAGT AAACCTAAAGAAGTAGCACCAGCCGtggttaaaaaaaagactgcaGTGGCATCAGTatttaatgatgatgatgat AGTGAGCCTGAAGAAATGCCCCCAGAGGCAAAAATGCGAATGAAAAATATTGGAAG GGATACACCAACATCTGCTGGGCCAAACTCGTTCAACAAAGGAAAGCATGGATTTTCGGACAGTCAGAAACTGTGGGAACGGAATATGAAAGCTCAGTTGGATAACAAACCTGATGAATGA